Part of the Prevotella communis genome is shown below.
CAGGGCTGTAAGTATAAGGACCTCAGACAGGATGCCGCCAAACATGTGGTCGACCGTCTGGGTATGCTCAACGATGGTGGTGGCGCCTCTATTGGCGGACTGGCCGTTGGCGAACCTACCGAGGTGATGTACGAGATGATTGAGGTGGTCAACGAGATCCTGCCCAAGGACCGTCCCCGCTATCTGATGGGCGTGGGCACACCCCAGAATATCCTGGAAGCCATTGAGCGCGGTGTGGATATGTTCGACTGCGTGATGCCTACCCGTAATGGCCGTAACGCCATGCTCTTCACCTATCAGGGCACGATGAACCTGCGCAACAAGAAGTGGGAACAGGACTTCTCGCCTATCGATCCCGACGGTTGCGACATCGACCGTCTGCACACCAAGGCCTACCTGCACCACCTCTTCAAGGCTCAGGAACTGCTGGCCCTGCAGATAGCCAGTATCCATAACCTGGCGTTCTATCTCCGACTGGTTACCGATGCCCGTCAGCATATTGAGCAGGGTGACTTCACCCAGTGGAAACGTTCAGTCATTAATGATTTAGGTCGCAGAATATGAAGAATCTATTGGCACGTATCTTTCCGCGACTGGATCGCTATATTATCAGTAAGTTCATAGGTACTTATATCTATTCTATCATACTGATAATCAGTATTAGTATAGTATTCGACTTCAACGAGAACTTAAACAAGTTTGCCACGTATCACGCACCTTGGACGGCTATCGTTTTCGACTACTATGCCAACTTCGTGCCATACTTTGCCAACCTCTTCTCGCCCCTGTTTGTCTTTATTGCCGTCATCTTCTTCACGTCAAAGTTGGCCGGCAATTCCGAGATCATCGCCATGCTCTCGGCAGGTGCCAGTTTCAAGCGCTTGTTGCGCCCCTACATGTTCTCTGCTGCTATTATTGCCGCCGTCAACTTCTACCTGGGCGCCTACGTCATTCCCCATGGCAACGTGGTGCGACTGAATTTCGAGACGCAGTATAAGAACAAGCGCCGTGTCACCTCAGCCAGTAATGTGCAGTTGCAGGTGGCACCCAATGTGATTGCCTATCTGCAGCAATACGACAATACCACCCGCCGCGGCTATGGCTTCTCGCTCGACCATTTCGAGGACAAGAAACTGGTGAGTCATATGACGGCCAACGTGATTCAGTATGACACCATCTCCGATTCCCGATACCATTGGAAGGCCTTGAACTACAAGATTCGTACGCTGAAGGGACTGCGCGAGAAGATTCAGACGGGCACGGAGATCGACACGATGATTATGATGGAGCCGATGGACCTGATATTCAATACCGACCAGCAGGAGACGTTCACCTCGCCCGAACTGAAACGCTATATCTCCAAGCAGCAGGAGCGCGGCTCGCAGAATGTGATACAGTATGAGGTGGAGTACCACAAGCGCATAGCCACCTCGTTTGCATCCTTTATCCTCACCTTGATAGGTGCCTCCCTCTCTGCCCGCAAGCGCAAGGGCGGCATGGGACTCTCTCTCGGCATCGGCCTGGCTCTGTCGTTCTCGTATATCCTCTTGCAGACCATCAGCGCCACCTTTGCTATCAATGCCGGCATGCCTGCTCTCCTGGCAGCATGGATTCCCAATATGATTTTCGCCGTCATAGCATACTTCTGCTATCGACTGGCACCAGATTAAAAATTGAAATTGACAATTAGATGACATTTGAAGAAACATATCTCAACGATAATATCCTTGATGCGCTGTACGACATGCACTTCGAGGAGATGACACCCATTCAGGAGCGATGCATCCCCGAAATCCTTGATGGTCACGACGTGCTGGGCGTAGCTCAGACGGGTACTGGTAAGACAGCCGCCTATCTGTTGCCTATTCTCTCCATGCTCGACGACGGCGGATTCCCCGAGGATGCCATCAACTGTATTGTGATGTCGCCCACCCGCGAACTGGCCCAGCAGATTGACCAGTCGATGGAGGGCTTTTCCTACTACCTGGAGAATGTGAGCAGCATCGCCGTCTATGGCGGTAACGACGGTTCGCGTTTCGACCAGGAGATTAAGAGTCTGCGTGGCGGTGCCCCTGTGGTCATTGCTACCCCCGGCCGCCTGCTCAGTCACCTGAAGGTGGGCAACCTCGACCTCTCGCGTACATCCTTCTTTGTATTAGACGAGGCCGACCGTATGCTCGACATGGGATTCATGGAGGACATCCTGCAAATCAACAAGCTGTTGCCCGACACCTGTCAGAAGGTGATGTTCTCGGCCACCATGCCCGACAAGATCCGCGAGCTGGCCGTATCGCTGCTGAAGAATCCCGTGGAGGTGAAGCTCAAGGTGAGCCGTCCTGCCGAGAAGATCCACCAGATGGCCTATATCTGTTACGAACCCCAGAAGGTGCGTATCATCGAGGATATCTTCAAGAAGGGCGACCTGAAGCGCGTCATTATCTTCTGTGGCAAGAAAGAAAAGGTGAAGGAGATCAACCGCACCCTTCAGAAGATGAAGATCAACTGTGCCCCGATGCACTCCGACCTCACCCAGCAGGAACGCGACGACGTGATGTATCGCTTCAAGGCCGGACAGGTGGATGTGCTGGTGGCAACCGACATTGTGGCACGAGGCATTGATATCGACGATATCGGTATGGTTATCAACTACGACGTGCCCCATGACAGCGAGGACTACGTACACCGCATCGGTCGTACGGCACGTGCTGCCCGCGATGGTGAGGCCATCACCTTTGTGAGCGATGCCGATTTCCGCTTCTTCAAGCCCATCGAGCATTTCCTGCAGAAGGATATCGAGAAGCTCCCCTTGCCCGAAGGACTGGGCGAAGGTCCCGACTATGCGACCTACAAGAGCAACAAGCCAAAGAAGTCGCACGGCTCCCATAAGTCCCGCAAGCCCCATAGAGGTGGCCATAAGGGTCATTCCTCTGGCACGCAATTTGCAGGAAAGCCTTCAAACCAACAGAAAGAAAGGAAGTAAATGACAAGTCAATTTTCACCAAAAGTCTCAGAGATACTCGCCTTTTCACGTGAAGAGGCCGCACGCCTGTCAAGCACCAGCGTGACCCCGGAACATCTCCTTCTGGGCATGATGCGACAGAACGACGGTCCTGTGAGCGATGTATTCAAAAGACTGAATATCAACAAAGAAGACATCAAATTCTCCCTGGAGATGAATGTGCAGCAGAGTGAAGGATTCATTCACCCTGAGAACCCGGATAATCTGGAGCTCAACGATAACGCATCCAACATCCTGAAGCTGGCCGTTCTCGAGGCCCGCCTGCAGCACGTAGAGTCTGTAGACCTGCAGCACGTGCTGTTGGCTATCCTGCACGACCGTGGTAACAACGGTGCCAGGAAGGTGTTGGAAGAGCACAATATGAACTACGACAACGTGCAGGATATCCTGAAGCCAAAGGATGTCCAGAATCCGACACAGACACCACAGGCGTCACAGCCTGCTCCGACGCCCCAGCCCCAGGATGCCCTGATGCTGCCCGAGGACGACGAGGAAGAGTCTCTGTACAAAAAGAATGAGCGAACCTCCAACACCACCACCGACAAGCCCAAGGAGAAATCAAAGACTCCCGTACTTGATAATTTCTCTACCGACCTGACGAAGGCTGCCCTCGACGGCAAACTCGACCCATGTGTCGGTCGTGAACAGGAGATACAGCGCGTGATGGAGATTCTGGGTCGCCGCAAGAAGAATAACCCCATCCTGATTGGCGAGCCCGGTGTGGGCAAGAGTGCCATCGTGGAGGGACTGGCCCAGCTCATTGCCCAGCGCAAGTGCTCACCCATGTTCTTCAACAAGCGGATTGTGAGCCTCGACATGACGGGCGTCGTGGCAGGTACCAAGTACCGCGGACAGTTTGAGGAGCGTATCCGTGCCCTGCTCAAGGAGATTGAACAGAACCCCAATATCATCGTCTTCATCGACGAGATCCACACCATCATCGGTGCCGGCAGCACGCCTGGCAGTATGGATGCTGCCAATATCATGAAACCTGCGCTGGCACGCGGCACTATCCAGTGTATTGGTGCCACCACGCTCGACGAGTACCGCAACAGCATTGAGAAGGACGGAGCCCTGGAGCGCCGTTTCCAAAAGGTGCTCGTAGAACCTACCAATGTGGAGCAGACCCTGCAGATTCTCTATAATGTCAAGGACCGCTACGAGGAGCACCATCATGTAACCTTTACCGATGATGCCATCCGCGCATGTGTCACTTTGACAGAGCGTTATATCACCGACCGAGCCCAGCCCGACAAGGCTATCGACGCCATGGACGAGACTGGCGCGCGCGTACATTTAAAGAATGCGCAGATTCCACCTGAAATCGAGGCTATCGAGAAGCAGTTGGACGAGGTGAAAAACAAGAAGCACGAGGCTGTGGTCAATCAGAACTACGAACTGGCAGCCAGCTATCGCGATAACCAGGTGCAACTGGAACAGCAGTTGGCCGAGGTGCAGAGAACCTGGACAGAGGACAATAACGAGAAACGTCAGACGGTAACTGAAGCCGAGGTCTCTGACGTGGTATCGATGATGACCGGCATCCCCGTGCAGCGTATGGCCGAGAACGAGGGTGTGCGCCTGAAGAATATGGCACCCACGCTCAAGTCGTGCGTCATTGCCCAGGATAATGCCATCGACAAGATGGTGAAGGCTATCCAGCGCAACCGTGTGGGCCTGAAAGCCCCCAACCATCCCATCGGCGCCTTCATGTTCCTTGGTCCTACGGGTGTGGGTAAGACCTACCTCGCCAAGAAACTTGCAGAACAGATGTTTGGCTCTGCCGATGCCCTGATTCGTGTGGACATGAGCGAATATACCGAGTCCTTCAACGTGTCGCGCCTCATTGGTGCGCCTCCGGGCTATGTAGGTTATGAGGAGGGCGGACAGCTCACCGAGCGCGTGCGCCGCAAGCCCTACTCTATCGTGCTGCTCGACGAGATTGAGAAGGCCCACGGCAACGTGTTCAACCTCCTGTTGCAGGTGCTCGACGAAGGACGCCTGACCGATGGCAACGGCCGTTTCGTGGACTTCCGCAACACGGTGATTATCATGACCTCCAATGCCGGCACCCGCCAGCTCAAGGAGTTTGGCAACGGCATCGGCTTCACCGCCTCCACCTTTGGTCTGAATATGAACGAGAAAGACCGCGAGCACGCCCGCAGCATCGTGCAGAAGGCCCTCTCAAAACAGTTCTCGCCCGAGTTCCTCAACCGTCTCGACGAGATCATCACCTTCGACCAGCTCGACCTCGACGCCATCAAGCGTATCATCGACGTCGAACTGAAAAGTGTCTTTAAGCGCATCGGCGACATGGGCTACCAGATTCAGCTCAGCGATGCCGCTAAGGAATTTGTGGCCACCAAGGGCTATGACGTGCAGTTTGGTGCACGTCCCCTGAAGCGTGCCATCCAGAACTATATCGAGGACGGTATCTGCGAACTGATCCTTGCCGACACCATTTCCCAGGGCGACACCATCGCTATCGACAAGCATCCTGAGAAAGAGGAACTGAAATTTGAAGTATTAAAAAACAAAGTTAGTAGAAAAGAAACGAAATGATTACAGTAACCAATCTGGCGATTCAATTTGGTAAGAAGGTTCTCTACAAGGACGTGAACCTGAAGTTTACAAGTGGTAACATCTACGGCATCATCGGTGCCAACGGTGCCGGTAAGTCTACCCTGCTCCGTGCTATCAGCGGAGAGCTGGAGCCCAACAAGGGTACTATCGAGATGCTGCCTGGCGAGCGCATGAGTGTGCTTGAGCAGGACCACTTCAAATACGATGAATTCTCTGTGATGAACACGGTGCTGATGGGACATCAACCACTGTGGGAGAATATGAAGGAGCGCGAGGCCCTCTATGCCAAGCCCGAAATGAGCGAGGAGGATGGCGTGCGCGCAGCTGAACTGGAGATGGCGTTTGCCGAGATGAACGGCTGGGAAGCCGAGAGCGAGGCAGCCCAACTACTTCAGAACCTGGGTATCAAGGAAGATATGCACTATGCACAAATGTCAGATATCTCTAATAATGAGAAGGTACGTGTGATGCTGGCTAAGGCCCTCTTTGGCCACCCCGACAACCTGTTGCTCGACGAGCCCACCAACGACCTCGACCTCGACACCGTGCAGTGGCTTGAGGAGTACCTCAGCGGCCTGGAGCAGTGTGTGCTCGTGGTCTCTCACGACCGTCACTTCCTCGATGCCGTCTCTACCCAGACCGTAGATATCGACTTCGGCAAGGTGACCCTCTTCTCTGGTAACTACTCCTTCTGGTACGAGTCCAGTCAGCTGGCTCTGCGCCAGGCCCAGAACCAGAAGATGAAGGCCGAGGAGAAGCGCAAGCAGCTCGAGGAATTCATCCGTCGTTTCTCTGCCAACGTGGCAAAATCAAAGCAAACCACTTCTCGAAAGAAGATGCTCGAAAAGCTTAATGTTGAGGAGATTACACCCTCTACACGTAAGTATCCCGGCATCATCTTCCAGATGGAGCGCGAGCCTGGTACACAGATTCTCGAGGTAGAAGGACTGAAGGCCGTAGATGCCGATGGCACCGTCCTCTTCGACAACGTGAACTTCACCATCGAGAAGGGTCAGAAGACCGTGTTCCTGTCTCACAACCCCAAGGCTATGACCGCCCTCTTCGAGATTATCAATGGCAACCGTGAGGCCCAGGCCGGTACCTATAAGTGGGGTGTTACCATCACCACCGCCTACCTGCCCCTCGACAATACCGATTTCTTCCAGAGCGAGATGAACCTCGTCGACTGGCTCAGCCAGTGGGGACCCGGCAACGAAGTCACCATGAAGTCGTTCCTCGGTCGTATGCTCTTCAAGGAAGAGGACGTGCTGAAGCATGTCAACGTGCTCAGCGGTGGTGAGAAGATGCGTTGTATGATTGCCCGCATGCAGTTGAAGAATGCCAACTGTCTGATTCTCGACACCCCCACCAACCACCTCGACCTGGAGTCTATTCAGGCCTTCAACAACAACCTGATCCAGTTCAAGGGCAACATCCTCTTTGCCTCTCACGACCACGAGTTCATCAATACCGTGGCCGACCGCATCATCGAGCTCACGCCTAAGGGCACCATCGACAAGCTCATGAGCTATGATGACTATATCTACGACGAGGCCATCAAGGAGCAGAAAGCCAAGATGTACGAATAATATTATTCCCCTATCCACTATACAAATGCAGCTACATTCCAAAGTGTTTGTAGCTGCTATTATTATAGCAATGAAGATTATTCATGTGGACATGGACCAGTTCTTTGCGGCTGTAGAACAGCGTGACAATCCAGAACTGAAAGGCAAGCCAATAGCTGTTGGCCACGATGCAGAGCGTGGTGTGGTCTCAACAGCAAGCTATGAGGCACGTCGTTTCGGCGTTCATTCTGCCCAGTCCATACAGGTGGCCAAAAGACTCTGTCCGCAGCTCATCATCGTGGAACCGCATTTCCAGCGGTATAAGGAGGTGTCGGTGCAGTTACATGGAATATTTCACGATTATACGGATCTCATCGAACCAATCTCGCTTGACGAGGCATTCCTTGATGTGACGGAGAATAAGAAAGGAATTGATTTGGGTGTTGAGATAGCAAGGGAAATCAAGCAGCGCATTTTGGAGACGACAGGACTGACTGCCTCTGCTGGCGTGAGTTACTGCAAGTTCCTGGCAAAAATTGCCTCTGACTGGCGTAAACCGGATGGCTTGACAGTTATCCATCCTGACCGGGCTTTGGATTTCATCGCTCAACTGAAGGTGGAGAAGATTTGGGGTGTTGGCAACAAGACGGCTGAGAAGATGCACCGCATGGGCATCTTTACCGGAGCAGACTTGAGAAAGGTGTCACTTGCTCGTTTGAATCAGGAATTTGGTAAGATGGGCAGCGTGTTCCACGATTTTGCCAACGGCATTGATACACGCCCCGTCATATCTGAATGGGAGCGCAAATCGGTCAGCTGTGAACGGACTTTTGAGAAGGATATCTTCGACAATGCTGCTGTCACCATCCATCTGTATCATACAGTCCTGGAGCTAGTACGCCGAATTGAGAAGGCTGACTTTGAAGGGCATACCTTGACACTCAAAGTAAAATTCCAAGACTTTCAGCAAATCACACGCAGCGTAACTGTTGATTATATCCTCAGGACAAAGGAAGATATTCTTCCATTGGCTAAACAACTGATGGGCGATGTAGAATTTCATTCGCATCCCATCCGTTTGTTAGGACTAGGAGTAGCCAACCAAAAGTCTTCAACTGTTCACGAGGATCCCCGTTGGGTGGAACTTGAACTAGAGTTCGAACCGTGGCCAGAGGCTTAGTGCCATTCCATATATTAACAAGAATCCCTGGCCTGCTAAGCAAGTCAGGGATTTACTTTTGTCAGGTCCAAACCTCATAGCCTTAAGCTAATCATTTTTTCTGGAATCTTTCACCAACGAAGCCTTGTCCAACCTCGCCTGCAATGAGGTCAAAATGCTGAAATACAGGTGGTGTTGGAGATAAATCATAATAGTCCATCTCTGCTATTGGCAGACAAAAGTATTCCATCTGGTCATAGCTCGTATAGAGTCGTGAAAGCACATCGTTATGCTCGTAGATCCACCGCTTTACATCATCATCCACATTAAAGTTCACCATCCCTGAACACCGAACAGAGATATTACCTTCATAGGCCAGTATTTCAACATTGGGATTCTGGCGTAACTCGTGCCAAACGGCTTTCTTGGCAGAAGTAGCAAAGTAAAGCACATGCCCTTCCTGCTTCATAATCTGGAAGATGCGTAACTTTGGCAGATTGCCCTCGCTGGTTGCAAGGGCAATCTCTTTGTGGTCTTTCAGAAACTGAATAGCTTTGTCGAACATCTCGCTTACCATTTCAGTTCTTCCTGCAGGATGACACCATCGGTCATGGGGCTGTCAGCCTCGGTGAAGGCATTGGCCTTGTACTGGATGCAGAGCATAGTCAGGTTCTCGCTGCCCGTGTTCTTCAGCGCACGCTTGCCATCGGGAGCGACGCGGATGATGGTGCCCTCGCTGACAGGGAAGATCTCACCATCCACCTGATACTGGCCTTCACCCTTCAGGATAATGTAAAGTTCCTCGTGAGTCTTGTGGGTGTGCAGGAAACCGCTGTCCTGACCAGGAACGAGTGTCTGGAAACTCAGTTCGCTGCCTGTAGCACCTACGGCCTGACCTGCGAACACCTTGCCCTGAATGGTTACGTTCGGTCCCATGGGGAGCACGTGCTCGATAATCTCACTCATCTTACCTACGCTTACTGCGCTGAAATTCTTTCCACTCTTAATTGTTTCAATCTGTTTCATAATTCTTATTCGTTTAAAATGTTATTTATTCGATTTCGAGTGCAAAGGTATGACAAGAATTTCACTTCCACAAGAAGGCACTTTTTGGTACCATAGTTACCAAAAAGTAGGAATTAGGATGTTATCGGACTCCCGTGAATGTAGCGTTAACTTAGATTAACTAAGTATAATTTGGTAATTCAGTAACTATTGGTTACTTTTGCATTAAAATCATGAATTATGGCAGATATCAAAGCTGAGTATTTAGCCTGTCCTATCAGGCAAGTAGTGAGTCGTTTCGGCGACAAGTGGTCCATGCTGGTGCTCTACATGCTTCACACCAGCGAGACTGGTGTATTGCGCTTTAACGAGATCCGTCGTCTGATGTCGGACTGCTCTCAGAAGATGCTTTCGCAGACGCTGAAGAATCTGGAGCAGAGTCATCTCGTTCATCGTAAGGTCTATCCGGAGGTTCCACCCCGAGTGGAGTATTCCCTGACAGAGACAGGCAAATCGC
Proteins encoded:
- a CDS encoding LptF/LptG family permease gives rise to the protein MKNLLARIFPRLDRYIISKFIGTYIYSIILIISISIVFDFNENLNKFATYHAPWTAIVFDYYANFVPYFANLFSPLFVFIAVIFFTSKLAGNSEIIAMLSAGASFKRLLRPYMFSAAIIAAVNFYLGAYVIPHGNVVRLNFETQYKNKRRVTSASNVQLQVAPNVIAYLQQYDNTTRRGYGFSLDHFEDKKLVSHMTANVIQYDTISDSRYHWKALNYKIRTLKGLREKIQTGTEIDTMIMMEPMDLIFNTDQQETFTSPELKRYISKQQERGSQNVIQYEVEYHKRIATSFASFILTLIGASLSARKRKGGMGLSLGIGLALSFSYILLQTISATFAINAGMPALLAAWIPNMIFAVIAYFCYRLAPD
- a CDS encoding DEAD/DEAH box helicase, whose amino-acid sequence is MTFEETYLNDNILDALYDMHFEEMTPIQERCIPEILDGHDVLGVAQTGTGKTAAYLLPILSMLDDGGFPEDAINCIVMSPTRELAQQIDQSMEGFSYYLENVSSIAVYGGNDGSRFDQEIKSLRGGAPVVIATPGRLLSHLKVGNLDLSRTSFFVLDEADRMLDMGFMEDILQINKLLPDTCQKVMFSATMPDKIRELAVSLLKNPVEVKLKVSRPAEKIHQMAYICYEPQKVRIIEDIFKKGDLKRVIIFCGKKEKVKEINRTLQKMKINCAPMHSDLTQQERDDVMYRFKAGQVDVLVATDIVARGIDIDDIGMVINYDVPHDSEDYVHRIGRTARAARDGEAITFVSDADFRFFKPIEHFLQKDIEKLPLPEGLGEGPDYATYKSNKPKKSHGSHKSRKPHRGGHKGHSSGTQFAGKPSNQQKERK
- a CDS encoding ATP-dependent Clp protease ATP-binding subunit, producing the protein MTSQFSPKVSEILAFSREEAARLSSTSVTPEHLLLGMMRQNDGPVSDVFKRLNINKEDIKFSLEMNVQQSEGFIHPENPDNLELNDNASNILKLAVLEARLQHVESVDLQHVLLAILHDRGNNGARKVLEEHNMNYDNVQDILKPKDVQNPTQTPQASQPAPTPQPQDALMLPEDDEEESLYKKNERTSNTTTDKPKEKSKTPVLDNFSTDLTKAALDGKLDPCVGREQEIQRVMEILGRRKKNNPILIGEPGVGKSAIVEGLAQLIAQRKCSPMFFNKRIVSLDMTGVVAGTKYRGQFEERIRALLKEIEQNPNIIVFIDEIHTIIGAGSTPGSMDAANIMKPALARGTIQCIGATTLDEYRNSIEKDGALERRFQKVLVEPTNVEQTLQILYNVKDRYEEHHHVTFTDDAIRACVTLTERYITDRAQPDKAIDAMDETGARVHLKNAQIPPEIEAIEKQLDEVKNKKHEAVVNQNYELAASYRDNQVQLEQQLAEVQRTWTEDNNEKRQTVTEAEVSDVVSMMTGIPVQRMAENEGVRLKNMAPTLKSCVIAQDNAIDKMVKAIQRNRVGLKAPNHPIGAFMFLGPTGVGKTYLAKKLAEQMFGSADALIRVDMSEYTESFNVSRLIGAPPGYVGYEEGGQLTERVRRKPYSIVLLDEIEKAHGNVFNLLLQVLDEGRLTDGNGRFVDFRNTVIIMTSNAGTRQLKEFGNGIGFTASTFGLNMNEKDREHARSIVQKALSKQFSPEFLNRLDEIITFDQLDLDAIKRIIDVELKSVFKRIGDMGYQIQLSDAAKEFVATKGYDVQFGARPLKRAIQNYIEDGICELILADTISQGDTIAIDKHPEKEELKFEVLKNKVSRKETK
- a CDS encoding ABC-F family ATP-binding cassette domain-containing protein, giving the protein MITVTNLAIQFGKKVLYKDVNLKFTSGNIYGIIGANGAGKSTLLRAISGELEPNKGTIEMLPGERMSVLEQDHFKYDEFSVMNTVLMGHQPLWENMKEREALYAKPEMSEEDGVRAAELEMAFAEMNGWEAESEAAQLLQNLGIKEDMHYAQMSDISNNEKVRVMLAKALFGHPDNLLLDEPTNDLDLDTVQWLEEYLSGLEQCVLVVSHDRHFLDAVSTQTVDIDFGKVTLFSGNYSFWYESSQLALRQAQNQKMKAEEKRKQLEEFIRRFSANVAKSKQTTSRKKMLEKLNVEEITPSTRKYPGIIFQMEREPGTQILEVEGLKAVDADGTVLFDNVNFTIEKGQKTVFLSHNPKAMTALFEIINGNREAQAGTYKWGVTITTAYLPLDNTDFFQSEMNLVDWLSQWGPGNEVTMKSFLGRMLFKEEDVLKHVNVLSGGEKMRCMIARMQLKNANCLILDTPTNHLDLESIQAFNNNLIQFKGNILFASHDHEFINTVADRIIELTPKGTIDKLMSYDDYIYDEAIKEQKAKMYE
- the dinB gene encoding DNA polymerase IV; this translates as MKIIHVDMDQFFAAVEQRDNPELKGKPIAVGHDAERGVVSTASYEARRFGVHSAQSIQVAKRLCPQLIIVEPHFQRYKEVSVQLHGIFHDYTDLIEPISLDEAFLDVTENKKGIDLGVEIAREIKQRILETTGLTASAGVSYCKFLAKIASDWRKPDGLTVIHPDRALDFIAQLKVEKIWGVGNKTAEKMHRMGIFTGADLRKVSLARLNQEFGKMGSVFHDFANGIDTRPVISEWERKSVSCERTFEKDIFDNAAVTIHLYHTVLELVRRIEKADFEGHTLTLKVKFQDFQQITRSVTVDYILRTKEDILPLAKQLMGDVEFHSHPIRLLGLGVANQKSSTVHEDPRWVELELEFEPWPEA
- a CDS encoding pyridoxamine 5'-phosphate oxidase family protein, whose product is MVSEMFDKAIQFLKDHKEIALATSEGNLPKLRIFQIMKQEGHVLYFATSAKKAVWHELRQNPNVEILAYEGNISVRCSGMVNFNVDDDVKRWIYEHNDVLSRLYTSYDQMEYFCLPIAEMDYYDLSPTPPVFQHFDLIAGEVGQGFVGERFQKK
- a CDS encoding cupin domain-containing protein; the encoded protein is MKQIETIKSGKNFSAVSVGKMSEIIEHVLPMGPNVTIQGKVFAGQAVGATGSELSFQTLVPGQDSGFLHTHKTHEELYIILKGEGQYQVDGEIFPVSEGTIIRVAPDGKRALKNTGSENLTMLCIQYKANAFTEADSPMTDGVILQEELKW
- a CDS encoding winged helix-turn-helix transcriptional regulator, with the translated sequence MADIKAEYLACPIRQVVSRFGDKWSMLVLYMLHTSETGVLRFNEIRRLMSDCSQKMLSQTLKNLEQSHLVHRKVYPEVPPRVEYSLTETGKSLMPALTALIAWGKEHFNEVVTD